From a region of the Candidatus Pelagibacter sp. FZCC0015 genome:
- a CDS encoding DUF6804 family protein translates to MNNISNQNNKIFWLAPIVVLVIGILPLPIGYYTLSRLVVSVSALYFAYNFYKKNDNKNIWIFGFIAILYNPIIPVYLYEKFIWIIVNIITIFVFYKNKNI, encoded by the coding sequence GTGAATAATATCTCAAATCAAAACAATAAAATATTTTGGTTAGCACCTATTGTTGTTTTGGTTATTGGAATTTTACCACTTCCAATTGGATATTATACATTATCAAGACTAGTAGTCAGTGTTTCTGCTTTATACTTTGCTTATAATTTTTATAAAAAAAATGATAATAAAAACATTTGGATTTTTGGTTTTATAGCTATTTTGTATAATCCGATTATTCCAGTATATTTATATGAAAAATTTATATGGATTATAGTTAATATTATTACTATTTTTGTATTTTATAAGAACAAAAACATTTAG
- a CDS encoding tubulin-like doman-containing protein, whose product MKNFIIGIGGTGAKCLEHLLHCCSAGLGPDNLWAGMVDQDEANGNVSRTKILLSKYMNLRNNLRDESKHDLSKESNLFKTNISANNDSVWLPLKGADPTLEQVINYNVLKPEVKDLIDCLYDPEEKMQNLSEGFRARPNIGAAAMLATTSNEDDPFWSQIYKAIDAARGGEQVRVFIISSIFGGTGASGFPNIARRIKQIQLEKNVTSNFHLGGALMLPYFNYEVPEENMDGELFAKPEEFLDQTKGALEYYSKLFEYNKIFDQVYVTGWDPLSKLPNFKMGGNLQNNPPLFPELYAALGALRFFSSENTISENQEIFHIGKNDGSDILWSDIPNVSNSLNSKESISKLIRFAFSYNWMYGPALTGSWSRIKKYQNENWFKRLIFKNTYNNDTKTCEVGHEHNQEIILLMQEYCQDVLTWITDMQYSTVANTDQKMDLIVSDFFSEFKAKNVSKRVNIKEKLNASEKNQFNTLINDSKNLKLLNIMSNISYKKIYRDQKGLGVFMDILFRSCEQ is encoded by the coding sequence TTGAAAAATTTTATAATTGGTATTGGTGGTACAGGAGCAAAATGCTTAGAGCATTTACTGCATTGCTGTTCAGCAGGTTTAGGTCCAGATAATCTATGGGCTGGAATGGTTGACCAAGATGAAGCTAATGGAAATGTCAGTCGAACTAAAATTCTTTTAAGTAAGTATATGAATCTTAGAAATAATCTAAGAGATGAATCTAAGCATGATTTATCTAAAGAAAGTAATTTATTTAAAACAAATATTTCTGCAAATAATGATTCTGTTTGGCTTCCATTAAAAGGAGCTGATCCAACTCTAGAACAGGTTATCAATTACAATGTACTTAAGCCTGAGGTTAAAGATTTAATTGACTGTTTGTATGATCCTGAAGAGAAAATGCAGAATTTGTCAGAAGGTTTTAGAGCAAGACCCAATATAGGTGCAGCAGCGATGTTAGCTACTACATCAAATGAGGATGATCCATTTTGGTCACAAATTTATAAAGCTATTGATGCAGCAAGAGGTGGTGAACAGGTAAGAGTTTTTATTATTAGCTCTATTTTTGGTGGAACAGGTGCTTCAGGATTTCCAAATATAGCAAGAAGAATAAAACAAATTCAATTGGAAAAAAATGTTACATCTAATTTTCATTTAGGAGGAGCATTAATGTTGCCGTACTTCAACTATGAGGTACCAGAAGAAAATATGGATGGTGAATTATTTGCTAAACCAGAAGAATTTTTGGATCAAACTAAGGGTGCTTTGGAGTATTATTCAAAATTATTTGAATATAATAAAATATTTGATCAAGTATATGTAACAGGTTGGGATCCACTTTCAAAATTACCTAATTTTAAAATGGGTGGAAACTTACAAAATAATCCACCCTTATTTCCAGAGCTTTATGCAGCATTAGGTGCATTGAGATTTTTTAGCTCAGAAAATACAATTAGCGAAAATCAAGAAATATTTCATATTGGAAAAAATGATGGAAGTGACATTTTATGGAGTGATATTCCAAACGTATCAAACAGTTTAAATTCTAAAGAAAGCATATCTAAATTAATCAGATTTGCTTTCTCTTATAATTGGATGTATGGGCCAGCACTCACTGGTAGTTGGAGTAGAATTAAAAAATATCAAAATGAAAATTGGTTTAAGAGATTAATATTTAAAAATACATATAATAACGATACAAAAACTTGTGAAGTTGGACATGAGCACAATCAAGAAATAATTCTTTTAATGCAAGAGTACTGCCAAGATGTATTAACTTGGATAACAGATATGCAATACTCTACTGTAGCTAATACAGATCAAAAGATGGATTTAATTGTTTCTGATTTCTTTTCAGAATTTAAAGCAAAAAATGTTTCAAAGAGAGTAAATATTAAAGAAAAATTAAATGCATCTGAAAAAAATCAATTTAATACGTTAATCAATGACAGTAAAAATTTAAAACTACTTAATATTATGAGCAATATTAGTTACAAAAAAATTTATAGAGATCAAAAGGGTTTGGGTGTTTTTATGGATATTCTCTTTAGATCGTGTGAGCAATAA
- a CDS encoding lytic transglycosylase domain-containing protein produces the protein MLKKILFLGFTAAILMFSNNLFAEINSLVPLKKPVLSKEEIQKKISINILKPLKKPSKTKEIEIEEVIVKKELVLKEKKLSFKIPKKKPTIAGTSTAKNIKISRYYSKKDFGLAKKSISEMQKSKWSSALKIAKKAKDKSIYNFIQWRHLLTSGNQASFYDYQVFLNKNSDYPRIDRIRYLAEHKLSTESVSPKKIINWFGEKSPLSGYGKMILGESHVLIGDKNKGIKLIKEGWIKADLSKNELKYFRKKYKKYLNADDYIKRADYLAWNGDRWDLQRLIRYLPKDYELLYNARHLLMSKGYGVDQAIANVPQKFKNDAGLNYDRLKWRRKKGRVDSSAEILLKIRNDKEYLVRPDKWWKEREIISRALLYKKKYEASYKISSNHGMTEGSEFAAAEWMSGWIALSFLNDPLTAKNHFKNFYENVSYPISLSRGAYWLGRAYEKIGEREQSNNWYREATKYLTTYYGQLAFLKLNPNGKFELDKDMEIDPKYRIQFFNKELVKISYLLDELKKDKYTKHILRHLANDNIAKGSEVLAAELATSINRYDFAIQVSKIASYQKRFHNKYNYPIISTPKYINKRKIPESALILSIIRQESEFDLEANSHAGAKGLMQLMPYTAKLVSKQAKLPYSKSRLTTDPEYNINLGSHYIAGLILQYDGAYPFAVAAYNAGPNRVKYWKKINKDPQKKQVDYVDWVELIKFRETRNYVQRVMENYNVYRYILEQRPVTMKNFFKDQPLF, from the coding sequence ATGCTCAAAAAAATATTATTTTTAGGTTTCACTGCAGCAATATTAATGTTTTCAAATAATCTCTTTGCCGAAATCAATTCACTTGTACCCTTAAAGAAACCTGTTTTGAGTAAAGAAGAAATTCAAAAAAAAATATCTATAAATATTCTTAAACCCTTAAAGAAACCCTCAAAAACCAAAGAAATTGAAATCGAAGAAGTGATTGTTAAAAAAGAGTTGGTTTTAAAAGAAAAAAAATTAAGTTTTAAAATACCAAAAAAAAAACCAACTATAGCTGGTACTAGCACAGCTAAGAATATTAAGATTTCAAGATATTATAGTAAAAAAGACTTCGGGTTAGCTAAAAAATCTATTTCAGAAATGCAGAAGAGTAAATGGTCTTCTGCACTTAAAATAGCAAAAAAAGCAAAAGACAAATCTATTTATAATTTTATACAATGGAGACATCTTTTAACGTCTGGTAACCAGGCGTCATTTTACGATTATCAAGTGTTTTTAAATAAAAATTCTGATTATCCTAGAATAGACAGAATTAGATATCTAGCTGAACATAAATTGTCTACAGAAAGTGTTTCACCAAAAAAAATAATAAATTGGTTTGGAGAAAAAAGTCCATTAAGCGGCTATGGAAAAATGATACTTGGAGAAAGTCATGTTTTAATTGGTGACAAAAATAAGGGTATAAAACTAATTAAAGAAGGTTGGATAAAAGCGGATTTATCCAAAAATGAATTAAAATATTTTAGAAAAAAATATAAAAAATATTTAAATGCAGATGACTATATCAAACGAGCTGATTATTTAGCTTGGAACGGAGATCGTTGGGATTTACAAAGGTTAATAAGATATCTGCCAAAAGATTACGAACTTTTATATAATGCAAGACATCTTTTAATGAGTAAAGGCTATGGGGTTGATCAAGCCATAGCAAATGTTCCTCAAAAATTTAAGAATGATGCTGGATTAAACTATGATCGATTGAAATGGAGAAGAAAAAAAGGACGTGTAGATTCATCAGCTGAAATATTACTGAAAATAAGAAATGATAAAGAATATTTAGTTAGACCTGATAAATGGTGGAAAGAAAGAGAAATTATCTCAAGAGCATTGCTTTATAAAAAGAAATATGAAGCTTCATATAAAATTTCAAGCAATCATGGAATGACTGAAGGATCTGAATTTGCGGCTGCTGAATGGATGAGTGGATGGATAGCATTAAGTTTTTTAAACGATCCTTTGACTGCTAAAAATCATTTTAAAAATTTTTATGAAAATGTTAGTTATCCAATAAGTTTATCTAGGGGTGCGTATTGGCTTGGAAGAGCTTATGAAAAAATAGGCGAAAGAGAGCAATCAAATAATTGGTACAGAGAAGCTACAAAATATCTTACTACTTACTATGGTCAGCTAGCTTTTTTAAAATTAAATCCAAATGGAAAATTTGAGTTAGATAAAGACATGGAAATTGATCCAAAATATAGAATTCAATTTTTTAATAAAGAGCTTGTAAAAATTTCTTATCTTCTAGATGAATTAAAGAAAGATAAATACACAAAACATATTTTAAGACATTTAGCTAACGACAATATAGCTAAAGGTAGTGAAGTTTTGGCTGCAGAATTAGCTACAAGTATAAACAGATATGATTTTGCTATTCAGGTTTCAAAAATTGCATCTTATCAAAAAAGATTTCATAATAAATACAACTACCCAATAATTAGCACTCCTAAATATATTAATAAAAGAAAAATTCCAGAAAGTGCTTTGATCTTATCTATAATTAGACAAGAAAGTGAATTTGATTTAGAGGCTAATAGTCATGCAGGCGCAAAAGGATTAATGCAATTGATGCCTTACACCGCAAAATTAGTTTCGAAACAAGCTAAACTTCCTTATTCAAAATCAAGATTAACCACTGATCCAGAATATAATATTAATTTAGGTTCACATTATATTGCAGGTTTAATTCTACAATATGATGGTGCCTACCCTTTTGCCGTCGCTGCATATAATGCTGGACCTAATAGAGTTAAATATTGGAAAAAAATAAATAAAGATCCACAAAAGAAACAAGTTGATTATGTTGATTGGGTTGAATTAATAAAATTTAGAGAAACAAGAAATTACGTACAGCGTGTAATGGAAAATTATAATGTCTATAGATATATTTTGGAACAACGACCTGTGACCATGAAAAACTTTTTTAAAGATCAGCCTCTATTTTAG
- a CDS encoding sarcosine oxidase subunit delta: MFLINCPYCGERDQQEFKAGGEAHIERPKQPTELSDDEWAEYLFMRKNIKGVQFERWNHAHGCRKWFNMVRDTSNDEIKAIYKMGEKPPAQ, from the coding sequence ATGTTTTTAATAAACTGTCCATACTGTGGAGAACGAGATCAGCAAGAATTTAAAGCTGGTGGTGAAGCTCATATTGAAAGACCTAAGCAACCGACAGAATTAAGTGATGATGAGTGGGCAGAATATTTATTTATGAGAAAAAATATTAAAGGTGTTCAATTTGAAAGATGGAACCATGCACACGGTTGTCGTAAATGGTTTAATATGGTTAGAGATACTTCTAACGACGAAATAAAAGCAATTTATAAAATGGGTGAAAAACCACCCGCTCAATAA
- a CDS encoding sarcosine oxidase subunit alpha family protein, with protein sequence MTKNLRVKSSEYIDETNRISFKFNGKTYHGFKGDTLASALLANNVHLVGRSFKYHRPRGIMTSGSEEPNAIVQVNPGTNRTEPNVRATEVEIYEGLEASSQNCWPSVEFDIGGINNFLSPFFPAGFYYKTFMWPASFWEKYEFFIRHSAGLGKSPTSSDPDIYDHRNIHCDVLVVGAGISGILAAKNAAKNNFKTMLVDEKNELGGSTIYENNEFNKINNKTPSEWLKKEIEELKNIKNLEIKTRTSVAAYHQYNYLLARENLTDHLEAKDKTNKIRQRLLKIRAKKVILATGALERPLIFNNNDRPGIMLSSAVKKYSEFYGVACGSKNVFFTNNDSAYESALSLYNKGINVEAIIDIREQSESKIVKKVKEAGIKVYWSHSIVDTAGYKRLNSISIMKLSNDGTSVTGSKISISCDCLGVAGGWTPAVHLYTQSGSKLKFNEEKQIFLPNQNTSDQISVGSCGGDFKIDEIINNLNQKLKDNLNIKETDLDYIRVEIDQENSKRNIWLLPSDKPIGKTKPFVDYQNDATAKDIKLALREGFRSIEHVKRYTTTGMGTDQGKLGNMHALGIIADTAGVKMGELGTTTFRPPYTPLTFGTIVGRNVGKFFDIFRRTPMNDWHVENKAEFENVGQWKRAWYYPINGETMHQAVQRESKAARESAGILDASTLGKIDIQGSDASEFLNRVYTNAWSKLAIGKCRYGLMLNEDGMVYDDGVTTRLGENHYIMTTTTGGAANVLGKLEDYLQTEWPELDVYLTSVTDHYATASLCGPNSKKILKKIIPDLDLSDENFPHMSFKEAHIGNIQCRIMRISFTGEHSYEINVQASYGKDLWEKCMEAGQEFNITPYGTETMHLLRAEKGFIIVGQDTDGTMTPIDLQMDWIVSKKKYDFIGKRSLYRSDTMREDRKQLVGLLTEDPNEVLEEGAQIVSELNQSPVEMLGHVTSSYFSPNLKKSIALAVVRGGKDMMGKKLFVPMENKNINVTVANPVFYDEKNERLNA encoded by the coding sequence ATGACTAAAAACTTAAGAGTAAAATCCAGTGAGTACATTGATGAAACTAATAGAATTTCCTTTAAATTTAATGGCAAAACTTACCATGGGTTTAAAGGTGATACGTTAGCCTCAGCGTTACTTGCAAACAATGTTCATTTAGTTGGAAGAAGTTTTAAATATCATAGACCAAGAGGAATTATGACTTCTGGTTCTGAAGAACCAAATGCCATAGTTCAAGTAAATCCTGGTACCAACAGAACAGAACCTAATGTTAGAGCAACAGAAGTCGAGATTTACGAAGGTTTAGAGGCATCCAGTCAAAATTGTTGGCCAAGTGTAGAATTTGATATTGGTGGAATAAACAATTTTCTCTCCCCTTTTTTTCCAGCAGGTTTTTATTACAAAACATTTATGTGGCCTGCTAGTTTCTGGGAGAAATATGAATTTTTTATACGACACTCAGCTGGTTTGGGGAAATCACCAACATCAAGTGACCCTGACATTTATGACCACCGAAATATTCACTGTGATGTATTGGTAGTAGGCGCAGGTATATCAGGAATATTAGCAGCAAAAAATGCAGCTAAAAATAATTTTAAAACGATGTTAGTTGATGAAAAAAATGAACTTGGTGGCTCAACTATTTATGAAAACAATGAATTTAACAAAATTAATAATAAAACTCCTTCTGAATGGTTAAAAAAAGAAATAGAGGAACTTAAAAATATCAAAAATCTTGAGATAAAAACCAGAACAAGTGTAGCTGCTTATCATCAATATAATTATCTTTTGGCTAGAGAAAATCTAACTGATCATTTAGAGGCAAAAGATAAAACAAATAAAATCAGACAAAGACTTCTTAAAATTAGAGCTAAGAAAGTTATTTTAGCTACAGGTGCATTAGAAAGACCTTTGATATTTAATAATAACGATAGACCAGGAATAATGCTTTCATCTGCTGTTAAAAAATACAGTGAATTTTATGGAGTTGCTTGTGGTAGTAAAAATGTATTTTTTACAAATAATGATAGTGCTTACGAAAGTGCTTTGTCACTATATAACAAAGGTATAAATGTTGAGGCAATTATTGATATAAGAGAACAATCTGAAAGTAAAATTGTAAAAAAAGTAAAAGAAGCAGGTATTAAAGTTTACTGGTCGCATTCGATTGTTGATACAGCTGGTTATAAAAGATTAAATAGTATTTCAATCATGAAACTATCTAATGATGGTACTTCAGTGACTGGAAGTAAAATTTCTATTTCATGTGATTGCTTGGGAGTTGCTGGTGGTTGGACACCTGCTGTACATTTATATACACAATCAGGTAGTAAACTTAAGTTTAATGAGGAAAAACAAATTTTCTTACCAAATCAGAATACATCCGATCAAATAAGTGTAGGATCTTGTGGTGGAGATTTTAAAATTGATGAAATCATTAATAATTTAAATCAAAAGCTTAAAGATAATCTAAATATTAAAGAAACAGATTTAGATTATATTAGAGTTGAGATCGATCAGGAAAATTCAAAAAGAAATATTTGGTTACTTCCTTCTGATAAACCTATAGGCAAAACTAAACCATTTGTAGATTATCAAAACGATGCAACAGCTAAAGATATCAAATTAGCATTAAGAGAAGGTTTTAGATCTATTGAGCACGTTAAAAGATACACGACTACTGGTATGGGAACTGATCAAGGTAAACTAGGAAATATGCATGCATTAGGAATAATTGCAGATACTGCCGGCGTTAAAATGGGAGAATTAGGAACTACTACATTTAGACCTCCTTATACACCATTAACATTTGGAACTATTGTAGGTCGAAATGTAGGAAAGTTTTTTGATATTTTTAGAAGAACGCCAATGAATGATTGGCATGTTGAAAATAAAGCTGAATTTGAAAATGTAGGTCAATGGAAGAGAGCATGGTACTACCCTATTAACGGAGAAACTATGCATCAAGCAGTGCAAAGAGAAAGTAAAGCTGCTAGAGAAAGTGCCGGTATATTAGATGCCTCTACTCTTGGTAAAATTGATATTCAAGGAAGTGATGCTTCTGAATTTTTAAATAGAGTTTATACAAATGCTTGGTCAAAATTAGCTATAGGAAAATGTAGATATGGGCTAATGCTAAACGAGGATGGTATGGTTTATGATGATGGAGTTACAACAAGATTAGGTGAAAATCATTATATCATGACCACAACAACTGGTGGTGCTGCGAATGTTTTAGGAAAACTTGAAGATTATCTTCAAACAGAATGGCCTGAACTTGATGTTTACTTAACCTCTGTAACAGATCATTACGCTACAGCGAGTTTATGTGGACCTAATAGTAAAAAAATTCTTAAAAAAATAATTCCTGATTTAGATTTATCAGATGAAAACTTTCCTCATATGTCATTCAAAGAGGCTCATATAGGTAATATCCAATGCAGAATAATGAGAATTAGTTTTACTGGAGAACATAGCTACGAAATAAATGTTCAAGCAAGTTATGGAAAAGATTTATGGGAAAAGTGTATGGAAGCAGGTCAAGAATTTAACATTACGCCTTATGGAACTGAAACAATGCACTTATTAAGGGCAGAAAAAGGTTTCATTATTGTAGGTCAAGATACTGACGGAACAATGACCCCTATCGATCTTCAAATGGATTGGATAGTAAGCAAGAAGAAATACGATTTCATAGGTAAAAGATCTCTTTATAGATCAGATACAATGAGAGAAGATAGAAAGCAATTAGTAGGTTTATTAACAGAGGATCCAAATGAAGTTTTAGAAGAAGGAGCCCAAATAGTTTCTGAGTTAAATCAAAGTCCGGTTGAAATGCTAGGACATGTAACATCAAGTTATTTCAGTCCAAACCTAAAGAAATCAATAGCACTTGCAGTAGTTAGAGGTGGAAAAGATATGATGGGAAAAAAACTTTTTGTGCCCATGGAAAATAAAAATATTAATGTCACTGTTGCAAATCCAGTATTTTATGATGAAAAAAATGAGAGGTTAAATGCTTAA
- a CDS encoding DUF805 domain-containing protein yields MIYKFIDNNGSEITVNSLSSLQALVDSDTINEETKVKAGLRGKWTTASSIEGLVFSAEDSNKDTQETEVPKGDIKSFITGEEKKEPKPEEDEYEYVEEIVEEEVEVDDDTTEKTDQQEEEENNFDNENENQDTSDYYTEKFNQNNEDDEDVMVLNFPDAVKKCFKKYFDFKGRASRSEYWYFTLFIVLGYAIGFGLIFVNAQLFWLLMIFLLIVMIPWISVTARRLHDINKSGWFQAIPIPAGILETVFAQSRQESLEIIFLIIGLLCYVYLLILVCTAGDNKENRFGKNPLKK; encoded by the coding sequence ATGATTTATAAATTCATAGATAATAACGGTTCAGAAATTACAGTAAATTCTTTATCAAGTTTACAAGCTTTAGTAGATAGTGACACTATAAATGAAGAAACTAAAGTAAAAGCAGGTCTAAGAGGTAAATGGACAACTGCTTCATCAATAGAAGGTTTAGTTTTTTCTGCAGAAGATTCAAATAAAGATACTCAAGAAACTGAAGTACCAAAAGGAGATATAAAATCATTTATTACCGGAGAAGAAAAAAAAGAACCAAAACCTGAAGAAGATGAATATGAGTATGTAGAGGAAATAGTCGAAGAGGAAGTAGAGGTTGATGATGATACAACTGAGAAAACAGATCAACAAGAAGAAGAAGAAAATAATTTTGATAACGAAAATGAAAATCAAGATACATCTGATTATTATACAGAAAAATTTAATCAAAATAATGAGGATGATGAGGATGTTATGGTCTTAAATTTTCCAGATGCTGTAAAAAAATGTTTTAAAAAATACTTTGACTTTAAAGGTAGAGCAAGTCGATCTGAATACTGGTATTTTACTCTTTTTATTGTTTTAGGTTATGCAATAGGTTTTGGACTAATATTTGTTAATGCTCAATTGTTTTGGTTATTAATGATTTTCCTTTTAATTGTAATGATACCATGGATATCAGTTACTGCTAGAAGGTTACATGATATTAATAAAAGTGGATGGTTTCAGGCTATACCTATACCTGCGGGTATATTAGAAACTGTATTTGCACAAAGTCGACAAGAATCTTTAGAAATAATTTTTTTAATTATAGGATTACTTTGTTATGTTTATCTTCTTATTTTAGTTTGCACTGCAGGAGATAATAAAGAAAATAGATTTGGAAAAAATCCATTAAAAAAATAA
- a CDS encoding sarcosine oxidase subunit gamma translates to MLNYNSVIKNEINQEIISVKEISPVMKINLRGKKREFLTNIGKNLNMILPTEANTSTTSDKLTAIWLSPDEWMIVSNELVNKDNNKYELYEMLFNSISKTNLGAVVDVTDQFVQLELKGKNIYEIFSAGSPFNFNEFKEKKGSTTQTVLNHIDVILHHKEENVVNLFVRRSFAQHLWDWIEDSGLRL, encoded by the coding sequence ATGCTTAATTACAATTCAGTTATTAAAAATGAAATTAATCAAGAAATTATTTCAGTAAAAGAAATATCACCAGTAATGAAAATTAATTTAAGAGGTAAAAAAAGAGAATTTTTAACAAATATTGGTAAAAATCTTAATATGATCTTACCTACAGAGGCAAACACTTCAACAACGAGTGATAAATTAACAGCAATATGGCTTAGCCCAGATGAATGGATGATAGTTTCAAATGAACTTGTAAACAAAGATAACAATAAATACGAACTATATGAAATGTTATTTAATAGCATTTCAAAAACGAATTTAGGTGCTGTTGTTGATGTAACTGATCAATTTGTTCAATTGGAACTTAAAGGAAAAAATATTTATGAAATCTTTTCAGCAGGATCTCCCTTTAATTTTAATGAATTTAAAGAAAAAAAAGGATCAACAACTCAAACAGTTTTAAATCATATAGATGTAATTCTACACCATAAAGAAGAAAATGTAGTTAACCTATTTGTCAGACGATCATTTGCACAACATTTATGGGATTGGATTGAAGATAGCGGCTTGAGATTATAA
- a CDS encoding sarcosine oxidase subunit beta family protein, producing MRNKYSVFSLIKNALSYHENWQRAWKDPAPKKEYDAVIVGGGGHGLATAYYLAKKHNMNNIAVVEKGWIGGGNTGRNTTIIRSNYLWDASAGLYDHALKIWEGLSQELNYNVMFSQRGVMNLAHNLQDVRDLKRRTHANRLNGIDAVYLSTEEVKKFCPIINTSPDIRYPVLGGTLQRRAGTARHDAVAWGYARGADEMGVDIIQNCEVKGIKRNGDSVEGIETTKGFIKTKKVGVVAAGHSSVIANMAGLRLPLESKPLQALVSEPVKPIIDTVVMSNAVHAYVSQSDKGELVIGAGTDDYVSYTQKGSHQIVEGTLNAILELYPIFSRMRMLRQWGGIVDICPDASPILSKTSIKGLYFNCGWGTGGFKATPGSGDLFAHTIANDEPHKLNAAFNLNRFVSGDLVDEHGAAAVAH from the coding sequence ATGAGAAATAAGTACTCAGTATTTTCGTTAATCAAAAATGCTCTTTCATATCATGAAAATTGGCAAAGAGCTTGGAAAGATCCTGCTCCTAAAAAAGAGTACGATGCAGTTATTGTTGGTGGTGGTGGCCATGGATTAGCAACAGCCTACTATTTGGCAAAAAAACACAATATGAATAATATTGCTGTAGTTGAGAAAGGTTGGATTGGTGGTGGAAATACTGGACGTAATACAACAATTATTAGATCAAATTATTTATGGGACGCAAGTGCAGGATTATATGATCATGCATTAAAAATTTGGGAAGGTTTATCTCAAGAACTAAACTACAATGTAATGTTTAGTCAAAGAGGTGTAATGAACCTAGCGCATAATTTACAAGATGTTAGAGATTTAAAAAGACGAACACATGCAAATAGACTAAATGGAATTGATGCAGTCTACTTAAGCACTGAAGAAGTTAAAAAATTTTGTCCAATTATAAACACATCACCAGATATTAGATACCCTGTTTTAGGAGGAACTTTACAACGAAGAGCTGGTACAGCAAGACATGATGCTGTTGCTTGGGGATATGCAAGAGGAGCTGATGAAATGGGTGTTGATATTATTCAAAATTGTGAAGTTAAAGGAATAAAAAGAAATGGAGATAGTGTTGAAGGAATAGAAACAACTAAAGGATTTATTAAAACTAAAAAAGTAGGTGTCGTTGCAGCTGGTCATTCTAGTGTAATAGCTAATATGGCTGGTCTAAGACTCCCACTTGAAAGTAAACCTTTACAGGCTTTAGTTTCTGAACCAGTAAAACCAATTATTGATACAGTTGTAATGTCTAACGCAGTGCATGCTTATGTTAGTCAATCTGACAAAGGAGAATTAGTCATTGGTGCTGGAACGGATGATTATGTTTCTTATACTCAAAAAGGTAGTCATCAAATAGTTGAAGGTACATTAAATGCTATTTTAGAATTATATCCAATTTTCAGTAGAATGAGAATGTTAAGACAATGGGGAGGAATAGTAGATATTTGTCCTGACGCTAGTCCAATTTTAAGTAAAACTTCAATTAAAGGATTATACTTTAATTGTGGTTGGGGTACTGGAGGATTTAAAGCAACCCCTGGATCTGGAGATTTGTTTGCACATACTATTGCAAATGATGAGCCACACAAACTTAATGCTGCATTTAATTTAAATAGATTTGTAAGCGGAGACCTTGTTGATGAACATGGCGCTGCAGCGGTTGCTCATTAA